ACACTTAAGTTTCTTGCTTATTATTTCAACATATCGAGTTGTTCAACTCAGAAGCTCTTGATGTTGGCAAAGAAGTTCTTGTATTGGTTTCAGATTCAAGTGTGGAAAGACCAATAAACTTTCTCTTGTCAAGGGATGCATGCTACGGATCCGTTTGGTGAGAGACTTGTTTATCTTGTTGTTCACACAATGGATTCTGATCATTTGGGATTTTATCAACGCTGTTGGATAACAATTGGCTCTTGTGATCTGTTAACAAATGGTAGAAGGCAGTAAATCCTTCAAATCAAAGAgcttacataaaaaaaaaacctttaaaaCCTAAGGACAAACCAATCACGCCGTTTGAAGCCATGTAAAGAGAAGTGTTGACCGTTTTAGTTCACAGTGCAATTTCGATTTTCCCGAATGTGGTTGAACGGCACCGTTTGGTCGTCGGAATCAACACTCTCTTTCTTTCCTAGCAAAACCTAAAGGAAAAAGGGAGGGGCCAGCCAACTGCCATTTTCtccgttcaaaaaaaaaaagatgcggCGGCACAAGCGATGGCCTCTGAGGCCTCTCGCCAGTGCTTTGATTCGTTCACGCTTCTGCTTCTCTTCGGCGACGGAGACGGTCACGACGGAGGCCTTCCCGTTAAAGCACGTGACGAGATCGAACTTCGAGACAACGCTGAATGAGCTGCGTGCACATGTGAAGGCTGCTGATTTCGTGGCGATCGACCTCGAGATGACAGGCGTGACGAGCGCTCCGTGGCGAGACTCTTTGGAGTTCGACAGATACGACGTCAGATACCTAAAAGTGAAAGACTCAGCCGAGAAATTCGCCGTCGTTCAGTTCGGCGTCTGTCCCTTCCGATGGGATTCTCACACTCACTCATTCCTCTCTCACCcgtttgtctctctctctctctctatatctcTAGCTGCGTTTGGTCTTGTTCATTTCTGTAACTATAGATgggttgattatttttttgggCGCAGGCACAATTTCTTTATATTTCCTCGACAAGAGCTCACGTTTGATCATCCACCAGCTCATGAGTTTCTCTGCCAGACCACATCCATGGACTTCCTTGCTAAGTATCAATTTGATTTCAACGCCTGCATACATGAAGGTGCTACCTCCTTTCCCCCCTTTTTCATGAATTAGCAAGAGAGTCCTTAGAGGAATTCACATATTTTTCAATAATGCCAGGGATCTCTTATTTGTCCAGACGACAAGAGGAAGATGCAAGTAACCGTTTTGAAATGCTATATAGCCAGCAAGGCGTGGTGGAAGTAGAGGATTTCAAGTTGGTGAGATTGGCTGATGTTCTCTTTGCTGAAAGGATGAAGAATAAGCTGAATGAATGGCGGTCTGAGCTCTTACATGGTGGTCCGAATGCATCTTCTCAGTCTTCTTCAAATGGGTTGACACAGAGTACTGAAACTGTGTTCTATCACATGCGTCCAGCTCTCAATCTGCGGGGTTTCACTTCTCATCAGCTCAGAGTTATTCAATTGGTAATCCTCTTTGTTCTGAGTGATTTATCTTCTGACtgtaattttatttctaaacgTTGGCTCTGTATTTGGCTTTTGCAGGTTTTAAAAAGGCATTTTGGAGATCTTGTCTACATACATGCGAATGATAAAAGTTCCTCTTGTTCCCAAGACTTTGTTGTGTACACTGATTCTGAATCCGACAAGGAAAATCTCTTGGTAAGGTACCATTTATATTGCTGGAAAGATTTGTTACCATTTAGATACATATGTCCTTGGATCTTTACTGACTAAGGTGAAATGAATtaatttgatgatatcaaagTTCAGGCGCGAGTAGTCACTGGTTCTTCTGCGTAAAACCCTTCTTTGATCTCATATTGTTACTGTGATGTGAATCTTTTTACAGAAGGAGGCAAAGGATGAACGCAAGAGAGTGGCCgaaagaaaaatacaatctGCAATCGGGTTCCGTCATGTGATTGATCTGCTTTCTTCGGAGAAAAAGTTGATTGTTGGTCACAATTCTATCCTGGATATTGCACATGTATACAGCAAGTTTGTGGGTCCTCTTCCTCCAACCGCTGAGGAATTCGTGGCCTCCATCAGGGACCACTTTCCTTACATCGTTGACACCAAAATACTCGTAAACGTGAATCCAATGTTGCATCAGAGGATGAAGAAGTCCAGTACATCACTATCCTCTGCCTTCTCATCGTTATGTCCACAAATCGAGCTTCCTTCTCGAGGCTCTGACTCGTTTCTTCAGCAGCGTGTCAAGATTGACGTTGAAGTAGATAACATTAGGTTTGTGTTCCTCTTCTATTCTTAGCATAAACATCTCTATTCCATTCTGGCTAATAAACTTCTTTTCTCTGTTTCAGGTGTTCTAAGTGGAACGCAGGAGGCAAACACGAAGCTGGTTATGATGCTTTCATGACAGGTTGCATCTTTGCACAGGCGTGTAGTCATCTAGGCTTCGACTTCAACCGTCCATCAGTGGACTTTGCCCATAACGAGAAACTTGAAAAGTACATTAACCGTCTTTATCTAAGCTGGTCGAGAGGAGATATCATCGACCTTCGAGAAAGCCATAGTAATGCAGAGAACTGGCGAGTCTCAAAGTTTAAATACGAGAAGATAGTACTCATCTGGAACTTCCCACGAAAACTAAAGGCTAGAGAGATCAAAGAATGCATCTGCAAAGCCTTTGGCTCGACTTCCGTCACTTCTGTCTACCACTTGGACGACACTGCGGTTTTCGTCTTGTTCAAGAACTCAGAACTCGTTTCAGAGTTCCTAAAGCTCAAGGAGCAGCTGGAGTCAGACGATGGTCCTGTCAGGGTCATTCACCCTCTCTCCAAAATCCTTGAAGGAGGGAACACCGGAGCTGCAGACTACGAAGCCTACAAAGAGATTTGCAGCTCACACATCTCAAAGGTCCTATTCTCTGACCAAGCTGAAACAGTTGGTGTCAAACCAAAAACAAGAGCCGACCCAAAAGGTGAGACAAGCTCTGAGACTGGAAGAAAAGAGAAGATGGTCGCTGTGACTGATAAAGCCTCGGATTTGATCGATTCCTTTTTGGCAAATACAGTTAAACTCGAAGCTGCTAGGATCAACTAACCACGTTACATTTCTTATCAAATGCAGCGAGTCTCTCCTTTTTTGAATGAAAATTTTGTCAACTCAACATGAAAGGCATATAGTTTGATACCCAaatgtttgttttatatttggCGCAGTTATAgctttaagaaaaataaacacatgAATGCAATAATATGTGTGGATAGATCACATAGTATTATCAATACTAATCTCAGACAATAGGTCGGATGGAGTCATCAAATGTTACACAACCAGTTTATATGCTACCTCTGGAACTCCCATAACTACTACATGCATTATTGCTTTGACTTTCTTCCGTTGAATCCGAACATAGCACTATGATCTATAAATCTAGTGTCCTTCATAGAGAGCTACAAAGAATATGTTACCCTGATGCCAACAAAAAATCAGCAAGGTTCCGACCGCCTGCGTGATGAATCTGAACCTATCGTAATGTTTAACAGATATATATGTCATTTTTTCACTTGATGCCGAGGAACTCTAATCCAACTGCGGTTGGAGTCAACCCGTAGAGAGCCAAGTACTGAGGGTCATGAAACTTGCTTAGATGCCTCATTCCGCTATCGCAAAGAATGGTGACAATTGTGTGACCAGGACCAAGGGCTTGAGCCACCCTCACTGCCCCAACACAGTTCATAGCCGAGGAGCTTCCAACAAAGAGTCCATCTTTCTTCAGCAGAAACCTGGGaacataaaaattaagaaagatAATCAAGATCGTAACAAAGAGCCTATATTTGTTCAGAAGAAACCTAGGAACATCAAAACACCGTTACCTCGACATCTCAACGGCTTCTTTATCAGTACCACGGAAACCGCCGTCAACTTTTGCCATCAGGAAATTCTGAGTAAGCCTATTGATCCCAATACCTTCAGTTATCGTATCAAATGGGTTTTTCAGACGACGTCCTTCAGCTTCCTCTCTTGTGTACATCACTCCCCTTGTTACTTTGTTGTACAGACCAGACCCAGGAGGATCGATCAGGAAGGTTTTAACCATTTCATTCTTTTCCTGTTCAAAAGCACATATCCTGTTTAATGAGcctattttcttttgtttgttcataaCATGTACTAGAAATTACTCAATCATGCAGCTGTGCAAGATTAAGTGAATACCTGAAGGAACCTTGAAACGCCAGCCAAAGTACCTCCGGTTCCCGCAGCAGCAACAAACGCATCGATGTTACCATTTGTCTGGTGCCAGATTTCAGGGCCAGTACCTTCGTAATGAGCCCTATAATTTGCCAAGTTTTCAAATTGATCTGCAAAGAAGCCACCTGTAACTGACTCTGGGAACAAGGAAGGCTCATTCTCTTCCTCAGCTGTGCAAAAACCATTAGTTTTTTCCTGGTGTGCTAGTCTTCTCTTTGAGGAAGCTAAGTCATTAGCTTCGTCAGCACGTCGCCTAGCAATGTTGACGAAGTGATCTCTGTGAGTAATTGAGACTGGCCTCACCCTCTCAACGGTAGCTCCAAGGGCTTCAATTATTTGAGACTAAAAAAACAAGTCCAAAACCGATAAGTATA
The Raphanus sativus cultivar WK10039 chromosome 1, ASM80110v3, whole genome shotgun sequence DNA segment above includes these coding regions:
- the LOC108805375 gene encoding poly(A)-specific ribonuclease PARN — protein: MRRHKRWPLRPLASALIRSRFCFSSATETVTTEAFPLKHVTRSNFETTLNELRAHVKAADFVAIDLEMTGVTSAPWRDSLEFDRYDVRYLKVKDSAEKFAVVQFGVCPFRWDSHTHSFLSHPHNFFIFPRQELTFDHPPAHEFLCQTTSMDFLAKYQFDFNACIHEGISYLSRRQEEDASNRFEMLYSQQGVVEVEDFKLVRLADVLFAERMKNKLNEWRSELLHGGPNASSQSSSNGLTQSTETVFYHMRPALNLRGFTSHQLRVIQLVLKRHFGDLVYIHANDKSSSCSQDFVVYTDSESDKENLLKEAKDERKRVAERKIQSAIGFRHVIDLLSSEKKLIVGHNSILDIAHVYSKFVGPLPPTAEEFVASIRDHFPYIVDTKILVNVNPMLHQRMKKSSTSLSSAFSSLCPQIELPSRGSDSFLQQRVKIDVEVDNIRCSKWNAGGKHEAGYDAFMTGCIFAQACSHLGFDFNRPSVDFAHNEKLEKYINRLYLSWSRGDIIDLRESHSNAENWRVSKFKYEKIVLIWNFPRKLKAREIKECICKAFGSTSVTSVYHLDDTAVFVLFKNSELVSEFLKLKEQLESDDGPVRVIHPLSKILEGGNTGAADYEAYKEICSSHISKVLFSDQAETVGVKPKTRADPKGETSSETGRKEKMVAVTDKASDLIDSFLANTVKLEAARIN
- the LOC108805389 gene encoding cysteine synthase 2; amino-acid sequence: MAPVKITGAVVAAATMVMLSYYYLGFSDKKKQRKKEKLSRRNGIVDAIGNTPLIRINSLSDATGCEILGKCEFLNPGGSVKDRVAVKIIEVALESGKLFPGGIVTEGSVGSTAISLATVAPAYGCQCHVVIPDDVAIEKSQIIEALGATVERVRPVSITHRDHFVNIARRRADEANDLASSKRRLAHQEKTNGFCTAEEENEPSLFPESVTGGFFADQFENLANYRAHYEGTGPEIWHQTNGNIDAFVAAAGTGGTLAGVSRFLQEKNEMVKTFLIDPPGSGLYNKVTRGVMYTREEAEGRRLKNPFDTITEGIGINRLTQNFLMAKVDGGFRGTDKEAVEMSRFLLKKDGLFVGSSSAMNCVGAVRVAQALGPGHTIVTILCDSGMRHLSKFHDPQYLALYGLTPTAVGLEFLGIK